A window of Nitratireductor kimnyeongensis genomic DNA:
TGCGTGTTCTCCAGTCCCGGCGCGTGGCGGACACGGCAGACCCCGCTAAGCCCCACTCCCATCAGGGTGAATTCGGAGACAGCCTCTTCCTGGAACGCGGTCTTCTGCTCGCCCAGCGCTTCAGCCATTTCAGACACCTGCGGTTCCGAGAAATAACCGAGAGCTCCCACCAGGGCGAGCGCCAATGCGCCCGACGCAACAAGTTTCATAAATCAGGAACTCCATCGTCAACGGAATGTCTTTCCGGAGCTTCCGATTTTCTGATTAATGGTTCGCTAACGCATACAACTTTAAGGCGTTATTTCATCGACGAGGAGGCGCTCCTGCGCTCCACGTTTACGGTTTCAGGCACCGGCGTGATGGCTCGGTTCTGCGTGAACCAGGAAATGAGATTGTCGACAACGAGATCCGCCATCGCCTGGCGGGTCACGACCGAAGCCGAGCCCACATGCGGAAGCAGCGATACGTTCTCCAACGCAATCAACGCCTCTGGTACTTGCGGTTCGTTCTCGAAGACATCCAGCCCCGCGGCGAAGATGGTGCCTTTTTCCAATGCGGTGATCAGAGCAGCCTCGTCGACCGTGCTGCCGCGACCGATATTGATAAACACGCCATTTTCGCCAAGCGCCTTCAACACGTCAGCGTTGACCGCGTGGTGGGTCTCCGCGCCGCCTGGCGCAACGCAGATCAGTGTATCGACTGCTGCAGCCAACCCGACTAACGTGTCGTGATATGCATAGGGCACATCCGTAAGTGGCCGGCGGTTGTGGTAGGCAATCGGCAAGCCGAAGGCGACGAGACGGTGGGCGATGGCACGACCGATACGCCCCATTCCAAAAATGCCGACGGTTCGACCACGCAATGAACCGCGTGACGACGGGTAGCCCCCCTCCCGCGTCCAGCGCCCCGCACGCAGCCACGTCTCAGCCCGGGGAAACTCGCGAACGGTATTGAGCAAAAGCCCCACTGCGGTATCGGCGACTTCCTCGGTAAGAATGTCAGGCGTATTGGTGACCATGACATCGCGCCGGCTGGCATGCCCGGCATCGACTGTATCGTAACCAACCCCGAAATTGGCGATGATCTCCAGATTGGGCAGCGCATCAATGAAGGCGGCATCGACCACTGTCATGGCAGCCATGCCGCGCACCTTTTCCGCCATCTCCTCGGTCACAAGTTCCGGAGCGGCCTTCTCGATCGTCAGGAGGTCGAAGTTCGCACCAATGCGCTCCATTGCATGCGCGTGCAGTTTCCCTGGCACCAGAATCGCGGTCTTATTTGTTTCTGCCAATTCCAATCTCCTGATCGCGTAAGCCGGCGAATGTCCTACGGATGAATTCAGCGCTCGACTGGTTTGCCGGTTGACTGACGCACATGAAGTTCCGGCTTGATAAGCTCCTGCGCCGGGTTCACTTCGGCCCCGTTGAGCCGGTCGAGCAGAACGCGCGCAGCCCGCCGCCCCACGTCGCGTTGTCCATTCCAAACCGTCGTTAATGCCGGTGTGGCAATCGCTGCCTCTTCGAGGTCGTCATAGCCTGTAACGGAAATGTCTACGCCCGGCACCAGACCGGCACGGGCGATGCCGTTCATCAGGCCAATCGCGACGAGATCGTTCCAGCATACCGCAGCCGTGGGCTTGTCCTTGAGCGCCAAAAACGCTCCGGCAATCTCGAAGCCGGCCTGTTTGGTGCGTGGTCCCGGAAAACGCCATTGCGGCTTTATCTCGAGCCCCGCCTTGCCCATCGCATCCACGTAACCCTGATACCGATCACGACCGGTTGATGTCTGATCTGTACCGCCGATCATTGCTATGCGTGTGTGGCCAAGCGAAATCAGGTGGTTGGTTGCAAGACCGGTTCCATATGCATCATCACCGCGAAACACCGGCACACGCGCGCCCTCGACAGATCGCGCAATAAGCACTGTCGGCAAACCATTTTCTTCCACAAGGCGAATATCCTGTGGCGGCGTGCCGATAGCCGGCGACATAATCACGCCGTCGGCGCCCAGTTGAAGGAGCGTGTCGATGAAGGTGCGCTGCTTTTCAAGCTGATCGTAATGGTTCGACAAAAGAAACGTTTGCCGGGAGCGATCCAGTTCAGTTTCGATGGAACGCAGAATTTCGGCAAAGAACGGATTCATGATGTCATGCACCACGACACCGATAATGCCCGAGCGTGACGTTCTCAAACTGGCTGCGCGCCGGTTATAGATATAACCGATCTCGCGCGCATGCTCCTTGATCCGCTGGCGCGTTGTGTCCGCCACCAGCGGGCTGTCACGCAATGCCAGTGAAACGGTGGCCGTGGAGACGCCAAGCGCCTCTGCGATGGTGGAAAGCTTGATCTTCTGCGCCAGCCTGAAGTCCCCCACATGCGGATGGCCGTCGATGTCAGACATGGCACGATCCGCAATCGTTCCGTCTGCTCACCAGGAGACGGGTCCGCGAATACACCCTGCCTAAACTGTTTAAAGACCTGATTACGCCACGGATGACTGAAAGGTCAATCAGGATGCGTGTCCGTAATGTCCCCTTCCGGCAAAATCCGATCAGTTTTGTGGGCTAAGGACCGGAAGATCAGGGGCTAAGCATCGACGTCGACAGTTTCATCGTCGTCGGCTCCCTCGAAACTGGTACCGTTGAGGTTGGCTTCGATTTTCAGAAGAAGATCTGTCAGGATTTGACGATCTTTCTTTTCGAATCCTTTGAGCGCGATTTTTTCTGTCTTGCGCACAGACTTCTCGATGGCGCGAATCGCCTGCTCGCCATCTTGAGTTAAGAAGACATAGGCTCGGCGGCCGTCTTCCTTCGATAATCGCTTTTCGAGAAAGCCCTGATTCGCCAGACGATTGATGGTTTTGGTAATCGTTGGCGGTCGGACCCCCAGAAGATTGGCGAGTTGACTGGGCGTCTGCCCATTCTCCACCGACAACGCCAGCATTAGCTTATCTTGCCCCGCATATAGCCCATACTCTAAAAGCCGTTCGGCCAGAGCGGTACGTGAAAGCCGAGCAGCCGACTGTAATAAGCCAATGGTCGCGCCCTTTGCAGCTTTGGCCATACAAACTCCCCTTTAGACATCCTCAACGATGAGATAGAACGCCCCGTACACAAAATAGCCCTAAAGCCCTCCATTGCAACCATAGATTGCTCTTGTTTAGACAAATAATTATCCACTACTTTCGGATAAGAGTTTTGCCAGATAAATGTCTTGATACATCGCGGGGTACACTGTGAACACACAACATAACACCCACGCAATCGCAGAGAAAATCGCGATCCTGCCGATCGGAGCGACCGAGCAGCACGGCCCTCATCTGTCCCCGGATACAGACTGGGTCATTGCGCAAGGAATTGTAGAAGTAGTCAAAAAAGAAGTTCCGAAGAATCTGGACGTCGTCGTTCTCCCCGTTGAGAAGATCGGATACTCGATCGAGCACTCCGATTCTCCCACCACCCTAAGCATGACCTTCGAAGAAGCGGCGAATCGGTGGATCGATATTGGAGCCCAGCAATTCCGAGCCGGTGTGCGAAAACTGGTCATACTGAACGCACATGGGGGGAACTCGCCCTTGCTCACCATTGTCACGACGGAGCTGCGCGTGCGATTCGGCATGCTGGCTGCGGCCACAAGCTGGACCCGTTTCGGATATCCGCCGGGTCTGGTTTCCGAGGATGAGCGAGCACTCGGCATTCACGGGGGCTTTATTGAGACTTCGGTGATGCTTGCCTTGCGCCCAGACCTTGTGGACATGCAGAAAGCGGCGGACTTCCAGTCCGCTCAGGAGGGGTTCAGAAGCAGCTTCAAGCATCTGCGGGCCTATGGTCCGCACGCCTTTGGATGGATGATGCGGGACCTCGCGCAAGAAGGCGTTACTGGAAATGCGTCTGCGGCGAATGCAGAGGCAGGCCGCCATATCATCGCCCACAGCGTTGCCGGCTTCCTCGAGCTGCTGGAAGACGTACACCGGTTCGATCTTGGCCATTTTGAACAGTGACCGTGCAATCGAAGACCCTCGGTCTTATATAGTCGAAAACCATTCTAGTTTTGCGAGAAATCATGTCCGACGTGCAGACTGAGACCCCCAGCGAAGCCGAAGCGAAACAGATCCCCGTTACGGTTCTGACCGGTTACCTCGGCTCCGGCAAAACCACCCTTCTGAACCGGATCCTCTCGGAAGATCATGGCAAGCGCTATGCGGTGGTCGTCAACGAGTTCGGTGAGATCGGCATCGACAACGACCTGATCGTGGAATCCGACGAGGAAATCTACGAGATGAACAATGGCTGCGTTTGTTGCACCGTGCGCGGCGATCTCGTGCGTGTGGTCGAAGGCCTGACCCGGCGCACGGGCCGGTTTGACGCCATCGTGGTGGAAACGACGGGCCTGGCCGATCCGGCACCGGTGGCGCAGACTTTCTTCATGGATGACGATGTGCGCGCCAAAACGCGGCTCGACGCCGTTGTTGCCCTGGTGGATGCCAAGCATCTGCCACTGCGCCTCAAGGATTCCAACGAAGCGGAAGATCAAATCGCCTTCGCCGATGTCGTGATCATCAACAAGACCGATCTTGTCACCCCTGAAGAACTCGCCGCCGTCGAGGCAACGATCCGGGCGATCAACCCGATGGCGCGCATCCACCGCGCCGAGCGCGCCGGCGTATCGCTCTCGGATGTGCTGGACCGAGGCGCGTTCGATCTGAAGCGTGTTCTCGACAACGATCCGCACTTCCTCGACCATGATGATCCCGACCATGAGTGCGGCCCGGACTGCGATCACGATCATCATCATCACGACCATGATCACGGGCACCATCACGGCGAAGCATCTCCCATTCATGATGCGGGCGTGAAATCGCTTTCCCTGCGTGCGGGCGAGATGGATCCGAAGAAGTTTCTCCCATGGCTTGAGAAAACCACGCAGATGGACGGCCCGAACATTCTGCGCCTGAAGGGCATCATCGCATTTGCCGGCGATCCCGACCGTTTCGTGGTGCAGGGCGTGCACATGATCATTGAAGGTGATCATCAGCGGCCCTGGCGCGAGGACGAGAAGCGCGAGACGAGACTCGTCTTCATCGGGCGCGATCTCGATACCGAGCGTCTGCAACGCACGTTCGAAGCCTGTCAGGCCTGAAGCATGCCCACCGTTGCACCGCTTGAGCTCGACAATCACTGCATCGCCGTCGCCTGGCTGAATGACATTCCGCATTTCGCACTGGCGGACGGCGTCGTGCATCGCCTCGACAATGGCCATAAATGGACCGAGGTCCATGATGGCCTTTTGGCTGCCTGCACTGATGAGAAAAACGCCAGCCTCATCACCGGGGGAGAAGACGGGCGCGTGGCGAAGATTTCATTCGAGGGGTCGGTGGAAACG
This region includes:
- a CDS encoding 2-hydroxyacid dehydrogenase, producing the protein MAETNKTAILVPGKLHAHAMERIGANFDLLTIEKAAPELVTEEMAEKVRGMAAMTVVDAAFIDALPNLEIIANFGVGYDTVDAGHASRRDVMVTNTPDILTEEVADTAVGLLLNTVREFPRAETWLRAGRWTREGGYPSSRGSLRGRTVGIFGMGRIGRAIAHRLVAFGLPIAYHNRRPLTDVPYAYHDTLVGLAAAVDTLICVAPGGAETHHAVNADVLKALGENGVFINIGRGSTVDEAALITALEKGTIFAAGLDVFENEPQVPEALIALENVSLLPHVGSASVVTRQAMADLVVDNLISWFTQNRAITPVPETVNVERRSASSSMK
- a CDS encoding LacI family DNA-binding transcriptional regulator; amino-acid sequence: MAQKIKLSTIAEALGVSTATVSLALRDSPLVADTTRQRIKEHAREIGYIYNRRAASLRTSRSGIIGVVVHDIMNPFFAEILRSIETELDRSRQTFLLSNHYDQLEKQRTFIDTLLQLGADGVIMSPAIGTPPQDIRLVEENGLPTVLIARSVEGARVPVFRGDDAYGTGLATNHLISLGHTRIAMIGGTDQTSTGRDRYQGYVDAMGKAGLEIKPQWRFPGPRTKQAGFEIAGAFLALKDKPTAAVCWNDLVAIGLMNGIARAGLVPGVDISVTGYDDLEEAAIATPALTTVWNGQRDVGRRAARVLLDRLNGAEVNPAQELIKPELHVRQSTGKPVER
- a CDS encoding MarR family winged helix-turn-helix transcriptional regulator produces the protein MAKAAKGATIGLLQSAARLSRTALAERLLEYGLYAGQDKLMLALSVENGQTPSQLANLLGVRPPTITKTINRLANQGFLEKRLSKEDGRRAYVFLTQDGEQAIRAIEKSVRKTEKIALKGFEKKDRQILTDLLLKIEANLNGTSFEGADDDETVDVDA
- a CDS encoding creatininase family protein yields the protein MNTQHNTHAIAEKIAILPIGATEQHGPHLSPDTDWVIAQGIVEVVKKEVPKNLDVVVLPVEKIGYSIEHSDSPTTLSMTFEEAANRWIDIGAQQFRAGVRKLVILNAHGGNSPLLTIVTTELRVRFGMLAAATSWTRFGYPPGLVSEDERALGIHGGFIETSVMLALRPDLVDMQKAADFQSAQEGFRSSFKHLRAYGPHAFGWMMRDLAQEGVTGNASAANAEAGRHIIAHSVAGFLELLEDVHRFDLGHFEQ
- a CDS encoding CobW family GTP-binding protein; this encodes MSDVQTETPSEAEAKQIPVTVLTGYLGSGKTTLLNRILSEDHGKRYAVVVNEFGEIGIDNDLIVESDEEIYEMNNGCVCCTVRGDLVRVVEGLTRRTGRFDAIVVETTGLADPAPVAQTFFMDDDVRAKTRLDAVVALVDAKHLPLRLKDSNEAEDQIAFADVVIINKTDLVTPEELAAVEATIRAINPMARIHRAERAGVSLSDVLDRGAFDLKRVLDNDPHFLDHDDPDHECGPDCDHDHHHHDHDHGHHHGEASPIHDAGVKSLSLRAGEMDPKKFLPWLEKTTQMDGPNILRLKGIIAFAGDPDRFVVQGVHMIIEGDHQRPWREDEKRETRLVFIGRDLDTERLQRTFEACQA